The Bacillota bacterium genome window below encodes:
- the cls gene encoding cardiolipin synthase: MTMYLPVYIAYLFAIISLIFFSRKKPLQRFSWILILVLVPVIGLILYLLLGSDSFQEYRKRRIFKRHGTTLNSLESIVCSAENANDNELLDLELPSFLHKFCGSNFTADNDVKLFTDGASKYEALFHDLHQASDNIHVQYFTIQNDEVGQQLLNILVERAEAGVEVKLLYDGIGSLFSFFSPLIKRLKNAGGKVSIIRPYSLDINYRNHRKIVVIDGVIGYTGGMNVGAEYKFGVREKPWRDTHLRITGSAVHYLQKIFLSDWTTSRKNADLGLRNELLHYFPEPDKKGNLGAQIVANGLYNKYSNNDIMNFSYLYIISRAKRRVWIQTPYLAPSDPILQTLKALASTGVDVRIMTSASYAFGGLFHNSITNYFLRYLVDSGVRVFKYNGVMHAKTLLIDDDAVSIGTVNLNARSLGIDDELYVCFQSPEFVKEYRLLFEKDLLNCVELDYTKFREQCFTSRIFESVMSFFSSVA, encoded by the coding sequence GTACCTTCCAGTTTATATTGCATATTTATTTGCTATCATATCGCTTATTTTTTTTAGTCGCAAAAAGCCATTGCAAAGGTTCAGCTGGATCTTAATTCTGGTGCTGGTGCCCGTCATTGGCCTTATCTTGTATTTGCTACTTGGCAGTGATAGTTTTCAGGAATACCGTAAACGCAGAATCTTCAAGCGACATGGGACAACGCTTAACTCCCTTGAAAGCATAGTCTGCAGTGCTGAAAACGCGAATGATAATGAACTCTTAGACCTGGAGTTGCCGTCATTTTTGCACAAGTTTTGCGGCAGTAATTTTACCGCCGATAATGACGTTAAACTGTTTACGGATGGCGCCTCAAAATATGAAGCGCTTTTTCACGACCTTCATCAAGCAAGCGACAACATCCATGTCCAGTATTTTACGATTCAAAACGATGAAGTAGGCCAGCAATTGCTTAATATCCTTGTCGAGCGGGCAGAGGCAGGTGTCGAAGTTAAACTCCTTTATGATGGCATCGGTAGTTTGTTTAGTTTTTTCTCTCCGCTAATCAAAAGATTAAAAAATGCTGGAGGGAAAGTGTCCATCATAAGACCATACTCTTTGGACATTAACTATCGGAATCACAGAAAAATTGTTGTTATCGACGGAGTCATTGGCTATACCGGCGGGATGAATGTAGGCGCTGAATATAAGTTCGGCGTCCGTGAAAAACCTTGGCGGGATACACATCTTCGAATCACAGGCAGTGCAGTTCATTATCTGCAAAAGATTTTTTTGTCTGACTGGACAACGTCCAGGAAGAATGCTGACCTTGGTCTGAGAAATGAACTTCTGCACTATTTTCCCGAGCCAGACAAAAAAGGGAATTTGGGGGCGCAAATCGTTGCCAACGGTCTGTATAACAAGTACAGCAATAACGACATTATGAACTTCAGCTACTTGTACATTATTTCCCGGGCAAAGAGAAGGGTGTGGATTCAGACTCCGTATCTGGCACCTTCCGATCCAATCTTGCAAACTTTAAAAGCCCTTGCCAGCACCGGTGTTGATGTTAGAATAATGACATCTGCATCATATGCTTTTGGAGGCTTGTTTCACAATAGCATTACTAATTACTTTTTGCGCTACCTGGTGGATAGCGGCGTGAGAGTATTCAAGTACAACGGTGTAATGCATGCTAAAACGTTGTTAATTGATGACGATGCGGTAAGTATTGGGACGGTAAACCTGAATGCCCGGAGCCTGGGAATAGATGATGAGCTCTATGTTTGTTTTCAGTCACCGGAATTTGTCAAAGAGTATAGACTACTGTTCGAAAAGGATCTACTGAACTGCGTCGAGTTGGATTACACTAAGTTCCGTGAACAATG